The DNA region CGGCCGCGGCCTCGGCCCGAAGGTGCTCGGCAAGGTCTCCGCCGGCGTGCCGCGCCCGGCCGTGCTCGCCTCCTGCTTCTTCGGCTTTGTCTGCGTGGGCCTGAACTACTGGTCGCCGGACAAGATCTTCCCGTGGCTGCTCAACATGATCGGCGGCGTGATCCTGGTCGTCTGGATCTTCATCGCGGCCTCGCAGCTGGTGCTGCGCCGCCGTCTGGAGCGCGAAGCGCCCGAGAAGCTGGTCGTGCGGATGTGGCTCTACCCGGGCCTGACCTATGTCGCCCTGGCCGGGATGGCGGTCATCTTCTTCCTGATGGCCCGCGAGGCGGACACCCGCGTGCAGCTGTACGCGACGGGCGCGATGACGCTGGTCCTCGCCGTGATCGGGGTGGTGCGGCAGAAGGCGCGGGCCGGTGAGCCGGCCGGTGCGGGCGCGGTGACGCCCGCGGCCGAGGAGGTCTGACGGATCCCGTCATCGGACGTGCGGTGCCCCGCCGAGCCTCTGCTCGGCGGGGCACCGTGTTTTCTGTGCGCGGTCACGCGCAGTACGGGGCGGTGCGCACGTATCCGCCCTGGTTCTCGTCGTCCGTGCCGAGCAGCGCGTCACCCGTGCCCGGCAGGCACTCCACCGCCTCGACCTTGTAGCCGGGGAAGGTGCCGAGGAGGGTGGGCGTGGGGGCGAGGGCGACCCGGACGCGGCCGGTGGCCGACAGGCTCAGCTGGCCGATGTCGCTGACGGCGGAGTCGAAGGGGCCGTCGTCACCGGCGTCCGAGGCCGAACCGGCCAGGATCCGGCCGGAGTCGGTCACCGTGAGGTCGGAGATGTGCCGGGTGCCGTCGCCCTGCGGGTACGAGGAGGTGTACGCGCGCCGGGTCACGGCGCCGAACAGCGGCTGCCCCCAGGCGGCGAAGGTGAGCGGCGCCGCGTACAGGGTGGCCGGGCGGTCCGGGCCGTCGCCGCGGTCGGCCCAGAGGGCGGCGAGCTTCCCGTCCCGGGCGACGAGCGCGAAGCTCTCGTAGTCGTCGCCCTGCCCGATCGCGGGCAGCGGGGCGTAGTCCACGACGGTGGCCGTGGCGCCGTCGACCTTGATCCGGTAGACGATGCCGCGGCTGGCGAGCGCCAGGTACTCGCCGGGCGCTCCGGGGACGGCCTCGATGGCCTCCAGGTCGTTGGGCTCGGCCCCGCTCCAGGTGAGCCGCCCGACGGCGAGGGCGCCGTCCCGGTACGAGACCCGGGAGAGCCGGGGCTGCCCGGAGCGCTTGTTGTCGTTGACGTACAGGGCGCTGTCGCTGCCCGGCCCCTCACTGGCGAGGCCGCTGACGCCGCTGCGGGCGTCGGTGCCCACCTGCTGCCAGGGGTCGGCGGCCTGGGCCGGGGTGGTGAGCAGGGCGACGAGGGCAGCGGCGACGGCGAATCTCAGGGTGAGCTTCATGCCCCGCACGCTATGGATCTTGAACGGGCCGGAACAGGGCGGACTACTCCGATCGGCGGAGCGCACGGAAGCAGTCACGGGGCGCGGTGGACCTAGGCCCGAGGGCTGATCAACTTCGACAGCACCTGCTGCTAGCCTGCACTTGCATATGATGTGCAATAAGCCTTCGGAGGGGTCGGCCCATGGCGATCTACACGCTTCCTGAACTGCCGTACGACTACGCGGCGCTGGAGCCGGTGATCAACCCGCAGATCATCGAGCTGCACCACGACAAGCACCACGCGGCCTATGTGAAGGGGGCGAACGACACCCTGGAGCAGCTGGCGGAGGCCCGCGACAAGGAGCAGTGGGGGTCGGTCAACGGCCTGGAGAAGAGCCTGGCCTTCCATCTGTCCGGCCACATCCTGCACTCGATCTACTGGAACAACATGAACAGCCCGAAGGACGGAGGCGGCGGCGAGCCGCTGGCCGCCGACGGGGTCGGCGAGCTCGCCGACGCGATCACCGAGTCCTTCGGCTCCTTCGCCGGGTTCAAGACCCAGCTGACCAAGGCCGCCGCGACCACCCAGGGCTCCGGCTGGGGCGTCCTCGCCTACGAGCCGATCAGCGGCCGGCTGATCGTCGAGCAGGTCTACGACCACCAGGGCAACGTGGGCCAGGGCTCGGTCCCGATCCTGGTCTTCGACGCCTGGGAGCACGCCTTCTACCTGCAGTACAAGAACCAGAAGGTCGACTTCATCGAGGCCATGTGGCAGGTCGTCAACTGGCAGGACGTGCAGAAGCGCTACGCCGACGCCAAGGGCCGCACCCCGCTGATCGGCATCTGAGCCTCCGCGCTCCCCGTACTCCTGCTCGTGATCGTCTTCTCAACCTTCACCGGGCAGGCGGATGAAAGAGGAACCCCCGCGATGACGTGAATCGCGGGGGTTCTTCCGTACGGCACAGGGGCGGGCGGACTACTCGAAGCTGGGGTTCGCCGTCCGGGTGCGCTTGATCTCGAAGAAGCCGGGCGTCGCGGCGACGAGCAGGGTGCCGTCCCACAGCCGGGCCGCGGCCTCGCCGCGCGGGGTCGGGGTGACCACCGGGCCGAAGAAGGAGACCTCGTCGCCGTCCGGGCCGGGCACGGAGATCACCGGGGTGCCGACGTCCTGGCCGACCTTGTCGATGCCCTCCTGGTGGGAGGCGCGCAGCTCGGTGTCGTAGGTGTCCTTGTCCATGAAGTCCGCGAGCTCGGCCGGCAGGCCGACGTCGGTGAGCGCGCCGACGACCGCCTCGCGGGTCGGGCCCTCGCCGTTGTTGTGGAACCGGGTGCCGAGCGCCGTGTAGAGCTTGCCGACGACCTCGTCGCCGTGCAGCTGCTGGGCCGCGATCACCACGCGGACCGGGCCCCAGGCCTGGGTCTCCAGCATCTCCCGGTACTGCTCGGGCAGCTCGTCGAGCCGGTTCTCGTTCAGCACGGCCAGGCTCATGACCTTCCAGCGCACGTCGACCGGGCGCACCTTCTCCACCTCCAGCATCCAGCGGGAGGTCATCCAGGCCCACGGGCACAGCGGGTCGAAGAAGAACTCTGCGGTGGTCCTGCTCTCGGACATGAAGTCTCCTCGGCAAAAGGTCTCGGTCAGCGTTGCGCCGAAGGACGCAACGCTTCAAGCCCCGGATCGCATTCCCCTGTGCCGGGTGACAGTGGCACATGGCAGGATCGGTGCTGTTTCGATGGCGTCACGAAGGAGTGCCCCGTGCCCGGTGAGAATCTGTCCCGCGACGAGGCCCGCGAGCGGGCCGAGCTGCTGACCGTCGACGGGTACGAGGTCCACCTCGACCTGCGTTCGGCGGTCGGCGAGTCCGGGGATGGTGTGCGCACCTTCCGGTCGGTGACCACGATCCGCTTCCGGCGCACCGGCTCGGGCGACGCCACCTTCGTGGACCTGATCGCCCCCTCGGTGAACGCGGTCACCCTCAACGGGCGCGAGCTCGACCCGAAGGCCGTCTTCGACGGCTCCCGGATCGCGGTCGACGGCCTCGCCGACGAGAACGTGCTGGTCGTCGACGCCCAGTGCGCCTACAGCCGCACCGGCGAGGGCATGCACCGCTTCGTCGACCCCGAGGACGGCGAGGTCTACCTCTACACCCAGTACGAGCCGGCCGACGCCCGTCGCGTCTACGCCAATTTCGAGCAGCCCGACCTCAAGGCGCCGTACCGCTTCGCGGTGGACGCGCCCGAGGGCTGGACGGTGTGGTCGAACGGCGTGGGCGAGCAGGACGCCGACGGACGGTGGCACTTCGCCGAGACGGCGCCCATCTCCACGTACATCACCTGTGTCGTCGCCGGTCCGTACCACTACGTCACGGACACGTACAAGCGCACCCTCGCCGACGGCTCCGAGCTGGAGATCCCGCTGGGCGCCATGTGCCGCAAGGGGCTCGCCAAGCACTTCGACGCGGACGACGTCTTCCTGATCACCAAGCAGGGCTTCGACTTCTTCCACGACAACTTCGACTACCCGTACCCCTTCGGGAAGTACGACCAGGCCTTCGTGCCCGAGTACAACCTCGGCGCCATGGAGAACCCGGGCATGGTCACCTTCCGCGAGGAGTACATCTACCGCGGCAAGGTCACGCAGGCGGCGTACGAGCGCCGGGCCAACGTGATCCTGCACGAGATGGCCCACATGTGGTTCGGCGACCTGGTCACCATGGTGTGGTGGGACGACCTGTGGCTGAAGGAGTCCTTCGCCGACTTCATGGGCTCCTTCTCGCTCGCCGAGGCGACCCGCTTCACCAACAGCTGGGTGACCTTCGCCAACAACCGCAAGGCGTGGGCGTACCGCGCCGACCAGCTGCCGTCCACCCACCCGATCACGGCCGACATCCGTGACCTGGAGGACGCCAAGCTGAACTTCGACGGCATCACCTACGCCAAGGGCGCCTCGGTCCTGAAGCAGCTGGTGGCGTACGCGGGCCGGGACGCGTTCCTGGAGGGCGCCCGCCGCTACTTCAAGCGCCACGCCTACGGCAACACGCGCCTCAGCGACCTGCTGACCGTCCTGGAGGAGACCTCCGGCCGGGACATGAAGGCCTGGGCGAAGTCCTGGCTGCAGACCTCCGGCGTCAACAGCCTCACCCCGGACGTCACCTACGACGCCGAGGGCCGGATCACCGAGCTCGCCGTGGTCCAGGAGGGCGACGAGCTGCGCCCGCACCGCGCCGCCGTCGGCCTGTACAAGCTCTCCGGCGGGGATCTCGTGCGGTACGCGCGCGTGGAGGCCGACATCACCGGCGCCCGCACCGTCGTGGCCGAGCTGGCGGGCGCCGAGAAGCCCGACCTGGTCCTGGTCAACGACGACGACCTCACGTACTGCAAGGTCCGCTTCGACGAGGGCTCGCTCGCCACGCTGCGCGCGCACCTCGGCGACATCACCGACCCGCTGGCCCGCGCGCTGTGCTGGTCGGCGCTGTGGAACCTGACCCGCGACGGCCTCATGCCGGCCCGTGACTTCGTCAAGGTCGCGCTGGAGTTCGCGGGCCGCGAGACCGACATCGGCGTGCTGCAGATGGTGCACGCCTGGGCGCAGTCGGCGGTCACCCACTACGCGGCGCCCGAGTGGCGTCCGGAGGGCGGGCGGCTGCTCGCCGAGGGCGGGCTGCGCGAGCTGCGGCTCGCCGAGCCGGGCAGCGAGCACCAGCTGACCTGGGCGCGCTTCTTCGCCGCCGTGGCCTCCTCGGACGCCGACCTCCAGCTTCTGGAGGGCCTGCTCGACGGCTCGGCCGGCATCGACGGCCTCGACGTCGACCAGGAGCTGCGCTGGGCGTTCCTGGAGCCGCTGGCCACCCACGGGCGTGCCGACGAGGCGCGGATCGGCGCGGAGCTGACCCGGGACGACACCGCGACCGGCAAGCGCCACCAGGTGCGCTGTCTGGCCGCCCGCCCGTCGGCGGCGGTCAAGGCGCAGGCCTGGGCGCAGGTCGTCGAGTCGGACGCGCTGTCCAACGCCCTGGTGGAGGCGACGATCGCGGGCTTCGTGCGGCCCTCGCAGCGCGAGCTGATCGCGCCGTACGCGGAGAAGTACTTCGCGGTGATCGAGCGGATCTGGGCCGAGCGCTCGATCCAGATCGGCATGGACGTGGTGCGCGGGCTGTTCCCGGGGCTGCAGGACCGGGACGAGACGCTGGCCTCGACCGACGCCTGGCTCGCCGACCACGCCGACGCCGCCCCGGCGCTGCGCCGGCTCGTCCTGGAGGCGCGGGACGACCTGGCCCGGGCGCTGCGGGCCCAGGAGTGCGACGCGCGCGCCGCGTAGCCGTACGAGCGGGTGGGCCCCCGGTGACGGGGGCCTACTCGGCACTCGAACGCGCGTACTTTAGCCCCGGCTTGTCCGGATTCGTCGACGCGCTTGTAACAGCGGTTAGTTGAGGCTCGGACGACGGAAGACCGTCGACATGAACCACAACACCCCCAAGGCTTCCCTCTCCCCCCTCCCCCACACCGGCGCCGACCGGTTCCGGGAGGCCCTCCGGCACGCCCGCCCCGAGGCGATGCTCACCGGGCTCGCCGCGCTCTCCCTGCACCGCTTCGCCTCCGCTCCCCCGACCGGCATGATCGACCGGGTCGACGTGCTCGTCCCGCGCACCCGCCGGGTGCGGTCCACCGGGCAGGTCCGGGTGGTGCGGACCGCCGAGCCGCCGCAGCCGGTGGAGATCGACGGGATGCCGGTCGCCCCGGTCCCCCGGGCGCTCGCCGACGCGGTCGCGTCGCTGAACGACGCGGGCGTGGTACGCCAGCTGCTCACCGAGGCGGTCAGCGGCGGGCACTGCGAACCGGGCGCGGTGGTACGGGAGTTGAACCGGGCCCGGCTGCTGACCCGGCCGCACGTGGTGGACGCGGTGGACTCGCTGCTCGCCGAGGGCCGGTCGATCGCCGAGGACCGGCTGTACGCGATGGTGCGGGAGTTCGCGCTGCCGGACCCGCTGTGGAACGTGGACCTGCGGCTGCCGGGCGGCCCGCACCTCGGCGGCGTCGACGCCTACTGGCCGGACCAGGCGGTCGCGGTGGAGCTGGACACCCGGGCGCCGCGGCAGGACGACGACGCGCTGTGGACGGAGTACACGCGCAAGCGCGAGCACCTGGAGCGGCTCGGCATCACCGTCGTCCACCTCACCCCGCGCAAGCTGCGCGAGGCGATGGACCAGCAGGCGACCGTGGTCCGTACGGCCCTGATGGCCGCGGCCGACCGGCAGCCGCCCGCCTATGTCGTCGTCCTGCCCCGCTGACCCCTACTGCTTGGGGGCCGTGCCGCAGAACTCCGCCTCCAGGAGGGGCTGGGTGTCACCCGTCCAGTCGGCGTTGAGGTTCGCGGCGAGCGAGTGCGCGCCGTCCCTGGTGACCACGGCGTGCGAGGTGGATCCATGGATGCCGCCGCTGTGGCCCCAGACCTCCTTCCCGCAGCTCAGCTTCGTCTGCGTCAGCGCGAGTCCGTACCGCGTCGACCCCCCGTCGAGGGGAGTGGCGACCGTGTCGGTCATCTCCTTCATCTCGGCCTTCGGGAGCAGTCGGCCCTTGAGCAGGGCGCGGTAGAAGGTCTGCAGGTCGTTCGCGTCGGAGATCATCTCGCCCGCCGCGCCGGCGAGGCTCGGGTTGAGGTCGCTGACGTCGTGGACCGGTCCGGTGCCGTCCAGGGTCAGCTTCGAGTACGCGGGTGAATGCGGCTGCGGCATACGGGACTTGGCGCCGGGGACGCTGGTGGCCCGCAGCTTCAGGGGCTTGATGATCCGGTTCTCGACGGCCTTGCCGTAGGGGCGGCCGGTGACCTTCTCGATGACCATGCCGGCGAGCACGAAGTTGGTGTTGGAGTAGTTCCAGGAGGTGCCCGGCGCGAAGTCGGGCTCGTGGGTCATCGCGATGGCGACGAGCTGCTCCGGGGTCCAGGTGTCGTAGCGGTGCTCCAGGAAGCCGGGGCCGAAGACCTTCTCCTGGAAGCCCGGGTCCTCGGTGTAGCCGTAGATGCCGCTGGTGTGGTTGAGCAGCTGCCGGACGGTGATCTCGCGGCCGTCGTGGCCGTGGCCGCGGACCACGCCGGGCAGCCATTTCTCGACCGGGTCGTCGAGGTCGAGCCGGCCCTCGGCCTGGAGCTGGAGCAGCACGGTGGCGGTGAAGGTCTTGGTGATGGAGCCGACCCGGAAACGGTCGTTGCCGTTGCGCTCGCCGGCGGTGCCGGTCCAGCGGTCCTTGCCGTCCCGGGCCTGCGCGACGGCGCCGGGCACGCCCTCGGCGACGACCGCGTCCAGGGCCTGCTGGGTGAGGGCGTGGGACGGCTTCGCCGAGGCGGCCGGGGCGGACGGGGCCGCAGTGGCGGCGACGGCGGGTGCGGCGAGCGCGGTGGCGGTGAGGCCGGCGACCAGTCCGGCGGCGAGGAGGGTACGGACGGTGCGTGCGGTGCGTGTGGCTGACATGCGGACTCCCGGGTCTCCCGTGATCGTGAACTGCGGTCACGGGAGGGGACCGCGGGAGGTGAGCGGCGGGTTGAGACCCGTCCGGACGGTTGATCCTTTTTCAGCCGTTCGCCGGATCGGTGAGGTGCGAGCGGCCCGAGGGGGGCCGGTCGCGCCAGAGCTGGAGGCCGATGTCGACG from Streptomyces fradiae includes:
- a CDS encoding superoxide dismutase, giving the protein MAIYTLPELPYDYAALEPVINPQIIELHHDKHHAAYVKGANDTLEQLAEARDKEQWGSVNGLEKSLAFHLSGHILHSIYWNNMNSPKDGGGGEPLAADGVGELADAITESFGSFAGFKTQLTKAAATTQGSGWGVLAYEPISGRLIVEQVYDHQGNVGQGSVPILVFDAWEHAFYLQYKNQKVDFIEAMWQVVNWQDVQKRYADAKGRTPLIGI
- a CDS encoding DsbA family protein; protein product: MSESRTTAEFFFDPLCPWAWMTSRWMLEVEKVRPVDVRWKVMSLAVLNENRLDELPEQYREMLETQAWGPVRVVIAAQQLHGDEVVGKLYTALGTRFHNNGEGPTREAVVGALTDVGLPAELADFMDKDTYDTELRASHQEGIDKVGQDVGTPVISVPGPDGDEVSFFGPVVTPTPRGEAAARLWDGTLLVAATPGFFEIKRTRTANPSFE
- the pepN gene encoding aminopeptidase N, encoding MPGENLSRDEARERAELLTVDGYEVHLDLRSAVGESGDGVRTFRSVTTIRFRRTGSGDATFVDLIAPSVNAVTLNGRELDPKAVFDGSRIAVDGLADENVLVVDAQCAYSRTGEGMHRFVDPEDGEVYLYTQYEPADARRVYANFEQPDLKAPYRFAVDAPEGWTVWSNGVGEQDADGRWHFAETAPISTYITCVVAGPYHYVTDTYKRTLADGSELEIPLGAMCRKGLAKHFDADDVFLITKQGFDFFHDNFDYPYPFGKYDQAFVPEYNLGAMENPGMVTFREEYIYRGKVTQAAYERRANVILHEMAHMWFGDLVTMVWWDDLWLKESFADFMGSFSLAEATRFTNSWVTFANNRKAWAYRADQLPSTHPITADIRDLEDAKLNFDGITYAKGASVLKQLVAYAGRDAFLEGARRYFKRHAYGNTRLSDLLTVLEETSGRDMKAWAKSWLQTSGVNSLTPDVTYDAEGRITELAVVQEGDELRPHRAAVGLYKLSGGDLVRYARVEADITGARTVVAELAGAEKPDLVLVNDDDLTYCKVRFDEGSLATLRAHLGDITDPLARALCWSALWNLTRDGLMPARDFVKVALEFAGRETDIGVLQMVHAWAQSAVTHYAAPEWRPEGGRLLAEGGLRELRLAEPGSEHQLTWARFFAAVASSDADLQLLEGLLDGSAGIDGLDVDQELRWAFLEPLATHGRADEARIGAELTRDDTATGKRHQVRCLAARPSAAVKAQAWAQVVESDALSNALVEATIAGFVRPSQRELIAPYAEKYFAVIERIWAERSIQIGMDVVRGLFPGLQDRDETLASTDAWLADHADAAPALRRLVLEARDDLARALRAQECDARAA
- a CDS encoding serine hydrolase domain-containing protein, encoding MSATRTARTVRTLLAAGLVAGLTATALAAPAVAATAAPSAPAASAKPSHALTQQALDAVVAEGVPGAVAQARDGKDRWTGTAGERNGNDRFRVGSITKTFTATVLLQLQAEGRLDLDDPVEKWLPGVVRGHGHDGREITVRQLLNHTSGIYGYTEDPGFQEKVFGPGFLEHRYDTWTPEQLVAIAMTHEPDFAPGTSWNYSNTNFVLAGMVIEKVTGRPYGKAVENRIIKPLKLRATSVPGAKSRMPQPHSPAYSKLTLDGTGPVHDVSDLNPSLAGAAGEMISDANDLQTFYRALLKGRLLPKAEMKEMTDTVATPLDGGSTRYGLALTQTKLSCGKEVWGHSGGIHGSTSHAVVTRDGAHSLAANLNADWTGDTQPLLEAEFCGTAPKQ